From a single Thalassophryne amazonica chromosome 7, fThaAma1.1, whole genome shotgun sequence genomic region:
- the LOC117514661 gene encoding E3 ubiquitin-protein ligase TRIM39-like has translation MKLLVLQKPLKAELLSEYQYLKSKTTDNIHIQKMATSSSFSEDLFLCSICLELFQDPVSTPCGHNFCKACITKYWKDKQHCECPLCKEKFHKVPKLRVNTTFRDVMESFKKHHKEVAEVLVQPGEVPCDYCQENKIKASKTCLSCLVSYCDTHLQPHYRVNSLKTHKLSDPVQNLEDKICNKHNKIFELFCRKEQICICVMCTEHNGHDTAPLQQVYEEKKAELEVKKKKVDRIIWAKQKMVQKLKKRAKREDSEKHWNQPHNVSKENGRGERRPDMIIKELEEEITKFQTSRAELDGLSQIEDHLQLIQRFVSLLSNSEPIIDGSSDVRVRKPLHVNNMEENGNELRTCHSKIQEEETDLLLTPTDKIACQQIAKYIMLMKFLQYHAVDITFDPQTANDQLLFSQDLKQVKTAYIWLLPGGPHRFDRYTYVLGNTGFCAGKFYFEVQVTGKSGWDLGLIRESMKKTKKITPNPETGIWIIRLRKNSKCNSPSRLTAMKKPERVRVFTDYENGLVEFYDADDLTLIHSFTNCEFKDTIFPFFSPGPTECGRNCAPLVLPYLRHSQLWTDTTKISMSECLIIIIVFVFFVLVFVFVSWFQNQIQVKSLPANV, from the exons atgaaacTTCTGGTTCTGCAGAAACCTTTAAAGGCTGAACTGCTCAGTGAGTATCAGTATTTGAAAAGCAAGACTACAGACAACATCCACATCCAAAAG ATGGCCACTTCCAGCAGTTTCTCTGAGGACCTATTTCTCTGCTCCATTTGTCTGGAGCTTTTCCAAGACCCTGTGAGCACTCCATGTGGACACAACTTCTGCAAGGCCTGCATCACCAAGTACTGGAAGGACAAACAGCACTGTGAGTGTCCGCTGTGCAAAGAGAAGTTCCATAAAGTGCCCAAGCTTCGGGTGAACACAACTTTTAGAGACGTCATGGAAAGTTTTAAGAAACATCATAAGGAAGTAGCTGAAGTTTTAGTCCAGCCAGGTGAGGTGCCATGTGACTATTGCCAGGAAAACAAAATCAAAGCATCAAAGACCTGTTTGTCTTGTTTGGTGTCTTATTGTGACACACACCTGCAGCCTCATTACAGAGTTAATTCCTTGAAGACACACAAACTGTCCGATCCTGTGCAGAACCTGGAGGACAAAATATGCAACAAGCACAACAAGATTTTTGAGCTCTTCTGCAGGAAGGAacaaatatgcatttgtgttatGTGCACAGAGCATAACGGGCATGATACGGCCCCCCTACAGCAAGTGTATGAGGAAAAAAAGGCTGAGCTGgaagtgaaaaagaaaaaagttgacaGGATCATTTGGGCAAAACAAAAGAtggttcagaaactgaaaaaaagagCAAAGAGGGAAGACAGTGAAAAACACTGGAATCAGCCACACAATGTGTCTAAAGAAAACGGGAGAGGAGAAAGAAGACCTGACATGATAATCAAAGAGTTGGAGGAAGAAATCACCAAGTTTCAGACAAGCAGAGCAGAGCTGGATGGTCTCTCACAAATTGAAGACCACCTCCAACTCATCCAGAGATTTGTCTCTTTATTATCCAACTCAGAACCCATCATTGATGGTTCTTCTGACGTCCGTGTCCGCAAACCCCTTCATGTGAACAACATGGAAGAGAATGGAAACGAGCTCAGGACATGTCATAGTAAAATCCAAGAAGAAGAAACTGATCTCTTACTGACACCAACAGACAAAATTGCATGTCAGCAGATCGCCAAGTACATCATGTTGATGAAATTTCTCCAGTATCATGCAGTGGACATAACTTTTGACCCCCAAACTGCAAATGATCAACTCTTATTTTCACAAGATTTGAAGCAGGTGAAAACTGCTTATATTTGGCTTCTCCCCGGTGGCCCACATCGATTTGACAGATACACGTATGTGCTGGGAAACACGGGCTTTTGTGCAGGAAAATTCTACTTTGAGGTTCAGGTTACAGGGAAGAGCGGTTGGGATTTAGGACTAATCAGAGagtccatgaagaagacaaaGAAAATTACACCAAACCCTGAAACTGGAATCTGGATCATAAGGTTGAGGAAGAACTCCAAATGTAACAGTCCCAGCCGACTCACAGCCATGAAGAAACCTGAGAGGGTCAGGGTGTTTACAGATTATGAAAATGGACTGGTGGAGTTCTATGATGCAGATGATCTCACTTTGATTCATTCTTTCACCAACTGTGAATTCAAAGACACAATCTTCCCGTTCTTCAGCCCCGGTCCTACTGAATGTGGCAGAAACTGTGCACCTCTGGTCCTCCCATATCTCAGACATTCTCAACTCTGGACAGATACAACAAAGATATCCATGTCTGAgtgtttaattattattattgtttttgtcttttttgtgttgGTCTTTGTTTTTGTGAGCTGGTTTCAGAACCAAATTCAAGTGAAGTCGTTACCAGCCAATGTTTGA